In Manis pentadactyla isolate mManPen7 chromosome 11, mManPen7.hap1, whole genome shotgun sequence, one DNA window encodes the following:
- the ATOSA gene encoding atos homolog protein A isoform X3, giving the protein MKPDRDTLDEYFEYDAEEFLVSLALLITEGRTPECSVKGRTESFHCPPAQSCYPVTTKHECSDKLAQCRQARRTRSEVTLLWKNNLPIMVEVMLLPDCCYNDDGPTTEGIDLNDPAIKQDALLLERWILEPVPRQSGDRFIEEKTLLLAVRSFVFFSQLSAWLSVSHGAIPRNILYRISAADVDLQWNFSQTPTEHVFPVPNVSHNVALKVSVQSLPRQSNYPVLTCSIHTNIGLYEKRIQECELKTHQHCKSNEAEQCSTNNPQRLCSKQTWMAPESILHAKSGTAPEYTSTVKNVKLYSGTESKSDCGTCQANILGFSGIGDKKSHETSVRTLKSFSMVDSSVSSRQSSWQSVGETNPLIGSLIQERQEVIARIAQHLIDCDSSTSHVSGHPFNKQESSSLNSKLSRVSQENGNVRKCKETFSISFGSPELTSSEDTKEGKIRVKPEMPRSETCISHGLYSHQSISETNPLIGSLLQERQDVIARIAQHLEHIDPTASYVSRQSFNMHDSGLVPSKVFRSSYEDKTLLKKNKDDASVPISNTKFSLLEDISEGENLILNKSFSSFKCNEKVKSSLKPEIRNLYQDNPSEVIQNTLQETQNKATSLLTPSNMSHWKEKNSHLTIRLENTLSECQFKEQEISNGIDKQYSNCNSTDQQICTNKHKEKVIKNENYNPESLNNRQFGNSKRNDSKIKATVLEMSGYLNKHENKCSNKDSKRPKTCEQNTQLNSIENCLKEYEGFQCKKPDQLKNEQDKKEDPSDEKSQNYAQRKNIKDCLSTCERLKNTEMLQKTIPPKHSGVWRKHNFHSLDGTLTRAFHPQTGLPLLSSPVPQRKTQSGCFDLDSSLLHLKSLSSRSPRPCLNIEDDPDIHEKPFLSSSAPPITSLSLLGNFEESVLNYRLDPLGIVDGFTAEVGASGVFCPTHLMLPVEVSFYSVSDDNAPSPYMGVITLESLGKRGYRVPPSGTIQVTLFNPNKTVVKMFVVIYDLRDMPANHQTFLRQRTFSVPVKQEMKRSVNKENIQHAEERLLRYLIHLRFQSSKSGKIYLHRDVRLLFSRKSMEVDSGAAYELKSYTESPTNPQFSPRC; this is encoded by the exons TGTCGCCAAGCCAGACGAACCAGGTCAGAGGTCACACTGTTGTGGAAGAATAACCTTCCAATCATGGTAGAAGTGATGTTACTACCAGACTGCTGCTACAATGATGATGGACCCACCACAGAAGGAATTGATCTAAATGATCCTGCTATTAAGCAAGATGCATTATTATTAGAAAGATGGATATTGGAACCAGTTCCTCGACA GAGTGGCGATCGATTTATTGAAGAGAAAACCCTTCTATTGGCTGTTCgctcatttgtgtttttttctcagtTAAGTGCTTGGCTGAGTGTTTCTCATGGTGCTATTCCACGAAATATTCTTTACAG AATCAGTGCTGCTGATGTAGACCTACAGTGGAATTTTTCACAGACTCCAACTGAACATGTGTTTCCTGTTCCCAATGTTTCTCACAATGTGGCCTTGAAAGTCAGCGTTCAGTCCTTGCCCAGACAATCTAACTATCCAGTTTTGACCTGTAGTATTCACACTAATATTGGCCTTTATGAGAAAAGAATTCAAGAATGTGAACTTAAAACCCATCAGCACTGCAAATCTAATGAAGCAGAACAGTGTAGTACAAACAATCCACAGCGTCTGTGTAGCAAACAAACTTGGATGGCACCTGAAAGCATACTACATGCAAAAAGTGGCACAGCTCCAGAGTATACTTCCACTGTCAAAAATGTCAAACTATATTCAGGCACTGAGAGTAAATCTGACTGTGGAACATGTCAAGCCAATATTCTGGGCTTCAGTGGTATAGGAGATAAAAAGTCACATGAAACATCAGTAAgaactttaaaatcattttcaatGGTTGATTCCAGTGTCTCGAGCCGCCAGAGTTCTTGGCAGTCCGTTGGTGAAACTAATCCATTAATAGGCTCTTTAATTCAAGAACGACAAGAAGTTATTGCAAGAATTGCTCAGCATTTGATTGATTGTGATTCAAGCACTTCACATGTTTCTGGACATCCATTTAATAAGCAAGAGTCTAGCTCACTTAATTCAAAACTTTCCCGGGTTTCACAAGAAAATGGAAATGTGAGAAAATGTAAAGAAACTTTCTCAATTTCTTTTGGTAGTCCAGAACTTACCTCCTCAGAAGACACCAAAGAGGGAAAAATACGAGTAAAACCAGAAATGCCCCGAAGTGAAACTTGCATTTCTCATGGTCTTTATTCTCATCAGTCTATTAGTGAAACTAATCCTTTGATAGGTTCTTTACTCCAGGAGCGGCAAGATGTTATTGCAAGGATTGCTCAGCACCTGGAGCATATTGATCCAACAGCATCATATGTGTCCCGACAGTCGTTTAACATGCATGACTCTGGCTTGGTTCCTTCTAAAGTGTTTAGGAGTTCATATGAAGACAAAACTTTATTGAAGAAAAACAAGGATGATGCCTCTGTTCCCATTTCCAAtacaaaattttctttgttagaaGACATCAGTGAAGGGGAAAACTTAATACTTAATAAATCTTTTAGTTCttttaaatgcaatgaaaaagtCAAATCTTCTTTGAAGCCTGAAATAAGAAACCTGTATCAGGACAATCCTAGTGAAGTCATCCAAAATACATTACAAGAGACACAGAACAAAGCCACTAGTTTGTTGACTCCCTCAAATATGTCtcattggaaagaaaaaaattcacatttaacAATCAGATTGGAAAATACACTTTCTGAGTGTCAATTTAAGGAGCAAGAAATTAGCAATGGAATTGATAAACAGTATTCAAATTGCAACAGTACTGACCAACAGATTTGCACAAATAAGcataaagaaaaagtaataaaaaatgaaaattataatccAGAATCTTTAAACAATCGTCAATTTGGTAATTCAAAAAGGAATGACTCAAAAATAAAAGCTACTGTGCTGGAAATGTCTGGATATCTGAACAAACATGAAAACAAGTGCTCAAATAAAGACTCAAAAAGGCCTAAGACATGTGAGCAAAATACTCAACTTAATAGTATAGAAAATTGTCTCAAAGAATATGAAGGTTTCCAGTGTAAAAAGCcggaccaattaaaaaatgaacaggatAAAAAAGAAGATCCAAGTGATGAAAAATCTCAAAACTATGCTCAGAGAAAGAATATAAAAGACTGTTTGTCTACATGTGAACGACTGAAAAATACAGAGATGTTG CAGAAGACCATACCACCAAAACATTCAGGTGTCTGGCGAAAACATAATTTTCATTCCTTGGATGGAACCTTAACCAGAGCCTTTCATCCTCAAACTGGATTGCCTCTTCTTTCAAGTCCT GTTCCTCAAAGAAAGACACAGTCAGGTTGCTTTGATCTGGATTCTTCATTATTGCATCTGAAAAGCTTGTCATCTAGAAG tCCTCGACCATGTTTAAACATTGAAGATGATCCAGATATTCATGAAAAGCCATTTCTGAGCTCTAGTGCTCCACCTATAACAAGTCTTAGTCTCTTAGGAAATTTTGAG GAATCTGTCTTGAACTATCGTTTAGATCCCCTCGGCATTGTTGATGGTTTCACTGCCGAGGTTGGGGCAAGTGGTGTTTTCTGCCCCACACATTTGATGCTTCCAGTTGAAGTGTCATTCTACAGTGTTTCAGATGATAACGCTCCCTCTCCTTATATg GGTGTGATTACTTTAGAGTCCCTTGGTAAAAGGGGTTATCGAGTACCTCCTTCAGGAACAATACAAGTG ACCTTATTTAATCCTAACAAGACTGTGGTGAAGATGTTTGTTGTGATATATGATTTACGTGATATGCCAGCCAATCATCAGACATTCCTACGACAAAGAACTTTTTCTGTACCTGTTAAACAAGAAATGAAGAGAAGTGTTAATAAAGAGAACATCCAACATGCAGAAGAACGGTTATTACGCTACCTCATACATCTGAG gttcCAGAGTTCTAAATCTGGAAAGATCTACCTCCATAGAGACGTACGGCTCCTGTTCTCTAGAAAGTCAATGGAAGTTGATAGTGGTGCTGCATATGAACTCAAATCTTACACTGAATCGCCAACAAACCCTCAGTTTTCACCAAGATGTTGA
- the ATOSA gene encoding atos homolog protein A isoform X1: MVFSGNKGLQREDTLDEYFEYDAEEFLVSLALLITEGRTPECSVKGRTESFHCPPAQSCYPVTTKHECSDKLAQCRQARRTRSEVTLLWKNNLPIMVEVMLLPDCCYNDDGPTTEGIDLNDPAIKQDALLLERWILEPVPRQSGDRFIEEKTLLLAVRSFVFFSQLSAWLSVSHGAIPRNILYRISAADVDLQWNFSQTPTEHVFPVPNVSHNVALKVSVQSLPRQSNYPVLTCSIHTNIGLYEKRIQECELKTHQHCKSNEAEQCSTNNPQRLCSKQTWMAPESILHAKSGTAPEYTSTVKNVKLYSGTESKSDCGTCQANILGFSGIGDKKSHETSVRTLKSFSMVDSSVSSRQSSWQSVGETNPLIGSLIQERQEVIARIAQHLIDCDSSTSHVSGHPFNKQESSSLNSKLSRVSQENGNVRKCKETFSISFGSPELTSSEDTKEGKIRVKPEMPRSETCISHGLYSHQSISETNPLIGSLLQERQDVIARIAQHLEHIDPTASYVSRQSFNMHDSGLVPSKVFRSSYEDKTLLKKNKDDASVPISNTKFSLLEDISEGENLILNKSFSSFKCNEKVKSSLKPEIRNLYQDNPSEVIQNTLQETQNKATSLLTPSNMSHWKEKNSHLTIRLENTLSECQFKEQEISNGIDKQYSNCNSTDQQICTNKHKEKVIKNENYNPESLNNRQFGNSKRNDSKIKATVLEMSGYLNKHENKCSNKDSKRPKTCEQNTQLNSIENCLKEYEGFQCKKPDQLKNEQDKKEDPSDEKSQNYAQRKNIKDCLSTCERLKNTEMLQKTIPPKHSGVWRKHNFHSLDGTLTRAFHPQTGLPLLSSPVPQRKTQSGCFDLDSSLLHLKSLSSRSPRPCLNIEDDPDIHEKPFLSSSAPPITSLSLLGNFEESVLNYRLDPLGIVDGFTAEVGASGVFCPTHLMLPVEVSFYSVSDDNAPSPYMGVITLESLGKRGYRVPPSGTIQVTLFNPNKTVVKMFVVIYDLRDMPANHQTFLRQRTFSVPVKQEMKRSVNKENIQHAEERLLRYLIHLRFQSSKSGKIYLHRDVRLLFSRKSMEVDSGAAYELKSYTESPTNPQFSPRC, translated from the exons TGTCGCCAAGCCAGACGAACCAGGTCAGAGGTCACACTGTTGTGGAAGAATAACCTTCCAATCATGGTAGAAGTGATGTTACTACCAGACTGCTGCTACAATGATGATGGACCCACCACAGAAGGAATTGATCTAAATGATCCTGCTATTAAGCAAGATGCATTATTATTAGAAAGATGGATATTGGAACCAGTTCCTCGACA GAGTGGCGATCGATTTATTGAAGAGAAAACCCTTCTATTGGCTGTTCgctcatttgtgtttttttctcagtTAAGTGCTTGGCTGAGTGTTTCTCATGGTGCTATTCCACGAAATATTCTTTACAG AATCAGTGCTGCTGATGTAGACCTACAGTGGAATTTTTCACAGACTCCAACTGAACATGTGTTTCCTGTTCCCAATGTTTCTCACAATGTGGCCTTGAAAGTCAGCGTTCAGTCCTTGCCCAGACAATCTAACTATCCAGTTTTGACCTGTAGTATTCACACTAATATTGGCCTTTATGAGAAAAGAATTCAAGAATGTGAACTTAAAACCCATCAGCACTGCAAATCTAATGAAGCAGAACAGTGTAGTACAAACAATCCACAGCGTCTGTGTAGCAAACAAACTTGGATGGCACCTGAAAGCATACTACATGCAAAAAGTGGCACAGCTCCAGAGTATACTTCCACTGTCAAAAATGTCAAACTATATTCAGGCACTGAGAGTAAATCTGACTGTGGAACATGTCAAGCCAATATTCTGGGCTTCAGTGGTATAGGAGATAAAAAGTCACATGAAACATCAGTAAgaactttaaaatcattttcaatGGTTGATTCCAGTGTCTCGAGCCGCCAGAGTTCTTGGCAGTCCGTTGGTGAAACTAATCCATTAATAGGCTCTTTAATTCAAGAACGACAAGAAGTTATTGCAAGAATTGCTCAGCATTTGATTGATTGTGATTCAAGCACTTCACATGTTTCTGGACATCCATTTAATAAGCAAGAGTCTAGCTCACTTAATTCAAAACTTTCCCGGGTTTCACAAGAAAATGGAAATGTGAGAAAATGTAAAGAAACTTTCTCAATTTCTTTTGGTAGTCCAGAACTTACCTCCTCAGAAGACACCAAAGAGGGAAAAATACGAGTAAAACCAGAAATGCCCCGAAGTGAAACTTGCATTTCTCATGGTCTTTATTCTCATCAGTCTATTAGTGAAACTAATCCTTTGATAGGTTCTTTACTCCAGGAGCGGCAAGATGTTATTGCAAGGATTGCTCAGCACCTGGAGCATATTGATCCAACAGCATCATATGTGTCCCGACAGTCGTTTAACATGCATGACTCTGGCTTGGTTCCTTCTAAAGTGTTTAGGAGTTCATATGAAGACAAAACTTTATTGAAGAAAAACAAGGATGATGCCTCTGTTCCCATTTCCAAtacaaaattttctttgttagaaGACATCAGTGAAGGGGAAAACTTAATACTTAATAAATCTTTTAGTTCttttaaatgcaatgaaaaagtCAAATCTTCTTTGAAGCCTGAAATAAGAAACCTGTATCAGGACAATCCTAGTGAAGTCATCCAAAATACATTACAAGAGACACAGAACAAAGCCACTAGTTTGTTGACTCCCTCAAATATGTCtcattggaaagaaaaaaattcacatttaacAATCAGATTGGAAAATACACTTTCTGAGTGTCAATTTAAGGAGCAAGAAATTAGCAATGGAATTGATAAACAGTATTCAAATTGCAACAGTACTGACCAACAGATTTGCACAAATAAGcataaagaaaaagtaataaaaaatgaaaattataatccAGAATCTTTAAACAATCGTCAATTTGGTAATTCAAAAAGGAATGACTCAAAAATAAAAGCTACTGTGCTGGAAATGTCTGGATATCTGAACAAACATGAAAACAAGTGCTCAAATAAAGACTCAAAAAGGCCTAAGACATGTGAGCAAAATACTCAACTTAATAGTATAGAAAATTGTCTCAAAGAATATGAAGGTTTCCAGTGTAAAAAGCcggaccaattaaaaaatgaacaggatAAAAAAGAAGATCCAAGTGATGAAAAATCTCAAAACTATGCTCAGAGAAAGAATATAAAAGACTGTTTGTCTACATGTGAACGACTGAAAAATACAGAGATGTTG CAGAAGACCATACCACCAAAACATTCAGGTGTCTGGCGAAAACATAATTTTCATTCCTTGGATGGAACCTTAACCAGAGCCTTTCATCCTCAAACTGGATTGCCTCTTCTTTCAAGTCCT GTTCCTCAAAGAAAGACACAGTCAGGTTGCTTTGATCTGGATTCTTCATTATTGCATCTGAAAAGCTTGTCATCTAGAAG tCCTCGACCATGTTTAAACATTGAAGATGATCCAGATATTCATGAAAAGCCATTTCTGAGCTCTAGTGCTCCACCTATAACAAGTCTTAGTCTCTTAGGAAATTTTGAG GAATCTGTCTTGAACTATCGTTTAGATCCCCTCGGCATTGTTGATGGTTTCACTGCCGAGGTTGGGGCAAGTGGTGTTTTCTGCCCCACACATTTGATGCTTCCAGTTGAAGTGTCATTCTACAGTGTTTCAGATGATAACGCTCCCTCTCCTTATATg GGTGTGATTACTTTAGAGTCCCTTGGTAAAAGGGGTTATCGAGTACCTCCTTCAGGAACAATACAAGTG ACCTTATTTAATCCTAACAAGACTGTGGTGAAGATGTTTGTTGTGATATATGATTTACGTGATATGCCAGCCAATCATCAGACATTCCTACGACAAAGAACTTTTTCTGTACCTGTTAAACAAGAAATGAAGAGAAGTGTTAATAAAGAGAACATCCAACATGCAGAAGAACGGTTATTACGCTACCTCATACATCTGAG gttcCAGAGTTCTAAATCTGGAAAGATCTACCTCCATAGAGACGTACGGCTCCTGTTCTCTAGAAAGTCAATGGAAGTTGATAGTGGTGCTGCATATGAACTCAAATCTTACACTGAATCGCCAACAAACCCTCAGTTTTCACCAAGATGTTGA
- the ATOSA gene encoding atos homolog protein A isoform X2 encodes MVFSGNKGLQREDTLDEYFEYDAEEFLVSLALLITEGRTPECSVKGRTESFHCPPAQSCYPVTTKHECSDKLAQCRQARRTRSEVTLLWKNNLPIMVEVMLLPDCCYNDDGPTTEGIDLNDPAIKQDALLLERWILEPVPRQSGDRFIEEKTLLLAVRSFVFFSQLSAWLSVSHGAIPRNILYRISAADVDLQWNFSQTPTEHVFPVPNVSHNVALKVSVQSLPRQSNYPVLTCSIHTNIGLYEKRIQECELKTHQHCKSNEAEQCSTNNPQRLCSKQTWMAPESILHAKSGTAPEYTSTVKNVKLYSGTESKSDCGTCQANILGFSGIGDKKSHETSVRTLKSFSMVDSSVSSRQSSWQSVGETNPLIGSLIQERQEVIARIAQHLIDCDSSTSHVSGHPFNKQESSSLNSKLSRVSQENGNVRKCKETFSISFGSPELTSSEDTKEGKIRVKPEMPRSETCISHGLYSHQSISETNPLIGSLLQERQDVIARIAQHLEHIDPTASYVSRQSFNMHDSGLVPSKVFRSSYEDKTLLKKNKDDASVPISNTKFSLLEDISEGENLILNKSFSSFKCNEKVKSSLKPEIRNLYQDNPSEVIQNTLQETQNKATSLLTPSNMSHWKEKNSHLTIRLENTLSECQFKEQEISNGIDKQYSNCNSTDQQICTNKHKEKVIKNENYNPESLNNRQFGNSKRNDSKIKATVLEMSGYLNKHENKCSNKDSKRPKTCEQNTQLNSIENCLKEYEGFQCKKPDQLKNEQDKKEDPSDEKSQNYAQRKNIKDCLSTCERLKNTEMLKTIPPKHSGVWRKHNFHSLDGTLTRAFHPQTGLPLLSSPVPQRKTQSGCFDLDSSLLHLKSLSSRSPRPCLNIEDDPDIHEKPFLSSSAPPITSLSLLGNFEESVLNYRLDPLGIVDGFTAEVGASGVFCPTHLMLPVEVSFYSVSDDNAPSPYMGVITLESLGKRGYRVPPSGTIQVTLFNPNKTVVKMFVVIYDLRDMPANHQTFLRQRTFSVPVKQEMKRSVNKENIQHAEERLLRYLIHLRFQSSKSGKIYLHRDVRLLFSRKSMEVDSGAAYELKSYTESPTNPQFSPRC; translated from the exons TGTCGCCAAGCCAGACGAACCAGGTCAGAGGTCACACTGTTGTGGAAGAATAACCTTCCAATCATGGTAGAAGTGATGTTACTACCAGACTGCTGCTACAATGATGATGGACCCACCACAGAAGGAATTGATCTAAATGATCCTGCTATTAAGCAAGATGCATTATTATTAGAAAGATGGATATTGGAACCAGTTCCTCGACA GAGTGGCGATCGATTTATTGAAGAGAAAACCCTTCTATTGGCTGTTCgctcatttgtgtttttttctcagtTAAGTGCTTGGCTGAGTGTTTCTCATGGTGCTATTCCACGAAATATTCTTTACAG AATCAGTGCTGCTGATGTAGACCTACAGTGGAATTTTTCACAGACTCCAACTGAACATGTGTTTCCTGTTCCCAATGTTTCTCACAATGTGGCCTTGAAAGTCAGCGTTCAGTCCTTGCCCAGACAATCTAACTATCCAGTTTTGACCTGTAGTATTCACACTAATATTGGCCTTTATGAGAAAAGAATTCAAGAATGTGAACTTAAAACCCATCAGCACTGCAAATCTAATGAAGCAGAACAGTGTAGTACAAACAATCCACAGCGTCTGTGTAGCAAACAAACTTGGATGGCACCTGAAAGCATACTACATGCAAAAAGTGGCACAGCTCCAGAGTATACTTCCACTGTCAAAAATGTCAAACTATATTCAGGCACTGAGAGTAAATCTGACTGTGGAACATGTCAAGCCAATATTCTGGGCTTCAGTGGTATAGGAGATAAAAAGTCACATGAAACATCAGTAAgaactttaaaatcattttcaatGGTTGATTCCAGTGTCTCGAGCCGCCAGAGTTCTTGGCAGTCCGTTGGTGAAACTAATCCATTAATAGGCTCTTTAATTCAAGAACGACAAGAAGTTATTGCAAGAATTGCTCAGCATTTGATTGATTGTGATTCAAGCACTTCACATGTTTCTGGACATCCATTTAATAAGCAAGAGTCTAGCTCACTTAATTCAAAACTTTCCCGGGTTTCACAAGAAAATGGAAATGTGAGAAAATGTAAAGAAACTTTCTCAATTTCTTTTGGTAGTCCAGAACTTACCTCCTCAGAAGACACCAAAGAGGGAAAAATACGAGTAAAACCAGAAATGCCCCGAAGTGAAACTTGCATTTCTCATGGTCTTTATTCTCATCAGTCTATTAGTGAAACTAATCCTTTGATAGGTTCTTTACTCCAGGAGCGGCAAGATGTTATTGCAAGGATTGCTCAGCACCTGGAGCATATTGATCCAACAGCATCATATGTGTCCCGACAGTCGTTTAACATGCATGACTCTGGCTTGGTTCCTTCTAAAGTGTTTAGGAGTTCATATGAAGACAAAACTTTATTGAAGAAAAACAAGGATGATGCCTCTGTTCCCATTTCCAAtacaaaattttctttgttagaaGACATCAGTGAAGGGGAAAACTTAATACTTAATAAATCTTTTAGTTCttttaaatgcaatgaaaaagtCAAATCTTCTTTGAAGCCTGAAATAAGAAACCTGTATCAGGACAATCCTAGTGAAGTCATCCAAAATACATTACAAGAGACACAGAACAAAGCCACTAGTTTGTTGACTCCCTCAAATATGTCtcattggaaagaaaaaaattcacatttaacAATCAGATTGGAAAATACACTTTCTGAGTGTCAATTTAAGGAGCAAGAAATTAGCAATGGAATTGATAAACAGTATTCAAATTGCAACAGTACTGACCAACAGATTTGCACAAATAAGcataaagaaaaagtaataaaaaatgaaaattataatccAGAATCTTTAAACAATCGTCAATTTGGTAATTCAAAAAGGAATGACTCAAAAATAAAAGCTACTGTGCTGGAAATGTCTGGATATCTGAACAAACATGAAAACAAGTGCTCAAATAAAGACTCAAAAAGGCCTAAGACATGTGAGCAAAATACTCAACTTAATAGTATAGAAAATTGTCTCAAAGAATATGAAGGTTTCCAGTGTAAAAAGCcggaccaattaaaaaatgaacaggatAAAAAAGAAGATCCAAGTGATGAAAAATCTCAAAACTATGCTCAGAGAAAGAATATAAAAGACTGTTTGTCTACATGTGAACGACTGAAAAATACAGAGATGTTG AAGACCATACCACCAAAACATTCAGGTGTCTGGCGAAAACATAATTTTCATTCCTTGGATGGAACCTTAACCAGAGCCTTTCATCCTCAAACTGGATTGCCTCTTCTTTCAAGTCCT GTTCCTCAAAGAAAGACACAGTCAGGTTGCTTTGATCTGGATTCTTCATTATTGCATCTGAAAAGCTTGTCATCTAGAAG tCCTCGACCATGTTTAAACATTGAAGATGATCCAGATATTCATGAAAAGCCATTTCTGAGCTCTAGTGCTCCACCTATAACAAGTCTTAGTCTCTTAGGAAATTTTGAG GAATCTGTCTTGAACTATCGTTTAGATCCCCTCGGCATTGTTGATGGTTTCACTGCCGAGGTTGGGGCAAGTGGTGTTTTCTGCCCCACACATTTGATGCTTCCAGTTGAAGTGTCATTCTACAGTGTTTCAGATGATAACGCTCCCTCTCCTTATATg GGTGTGATTACTTTAGAGTCCCTTGGTAAAAGGGGTTATCGAGTACCTCCTTCAGGAACAATACAAGTG ACCTTATTTAATCCTAACAAGACTGTGGTGAAGATGTTTGTTGTGATATATGATTTACGTGATATGCCAGCCAATCATCAGACATTCCTACGACAAAGAACTTTTTCTGTACCTGTTAAACAAGAAATGAAGAGAAGTGTTAATAAAGAGAACATCCAACATGCAGAAGAACGGTTATTACGCTACCTCATACATCTGAG gttcCAGAGTTCTAAATCTGGAAAGATCTACCTCCATAGAGACGTACGGCTCCTGTTCTCTAGAAAGTCAATGGAAGTTGATAGTGGTGCTGCATATGAACTCAAATCTTACACTGAATCGCCAACAAACCCTCAGTTTTCACCAAGATGTTGA